The following is a genomic window from Melitaea cinxia chromosome 7, ilMelCinx1.1, whole genome shotgun sequence.
GCAAATATAACAACGACATCGCTCAAGAGACTCTCGAATGGATAAAGAGCATCACTGGAGAACCCGAGAATACCTCGGGAGATGTCGACAATCTATACGAAGTACTTAaagatggtacccttctctgcAACCTAGTTAACAAGTTTCAGGAGGGTTCGGtcaagaaaataaacaaatcgACGATGGCATTCAAGTGCATGGAAAATATAAACGCCTTCCTCGAAGCCGTGAAGAAATTGGGCGTGCCCGCGCAGGAAACATTCCAGACGATCGATCTTTGGGAGAAACAGAACCTTTACTCTGTGGTGATCTGTCTACAGTCTTTGGGGAGGAAGGCCGGTAACTTCGGTCTGCCGTCCATCGGGCCGAAGGAAGCCGAGAAGAATGTACGAGAATTTACCGAAGACCAACTAAAAGCCGGTCAGAACGTGATATCACTACAGTACGGTACGAACAAGGGCCAGCAGTCGGGCATCTCATTCGGTAATAGGCGTcaaatgtaatttgtatttgtttaattaaacttaataaatatattttttattatttttaatacttttttatttgtccTTAGGTGTGGTTTGAGCGTTTAGTGTATTTGAAAGAATGTGTAGCTCAAGGCGATTAGATAAGGTTCGATTACTCGATGTATACTGCAATATTGTTaagtgcaattttattatatcctTATGAGAAGCTGTTATTAATGCATCGCCATTATGGACAGAATACACAATTACTATcgagtttattattattgttcaaatttaaaacttttagtttttcattatattttcttatgtttGAGTCGAGAATCATATGACatagatatttattgaaataattcaaattattacgTTATTGGGCTTGTTGTTTTATCATTAGCTCCAGAGGAAAGTGCCAACAAAATACTTGCCTATGTATAAACTTACGTCACTATACGGTATATTGATCCAACCTCGTCGCAAATCCGTTGCCTGGCAAGGTAAAGGTTACCTCACGATATAAATGACATGGAAATTATCTTTTATAGATTTTAGTGTTTCTGCGGTTATTACAGAAGGTTACATGTTGTGAAATACTTTATTGTAGGTTATATAGATACTCATACATTAAATATGCGACGGATATACATTAGTcagaatttataatttgtacgaTAGCATCTCAAGATTATAGGTAATCATatacttttatctttttataagtAGAAACTAATTATTCATACgcaaatttgtaaaatataaattcaaatttacgTAGAAACtttccatttttaatattaaatcctCTAGTTTTATTTGACTCGAATAATTAGTTTATTAGGCTAGTTATTGTTGACGGTTGCCAAAagtgtagatatatatttaattattttttaacattacaaaaattaGTACGAAAGTATGTTTAAGCGATTGTAAAACAAAAGCACCTACGACCGGAAGGCGTGGTCACGCGTCGGCAGTCAGCGGAAGCACGGATGTCCGAACCCGGGTCGTTTCGTCTATTTAAAAATCACCAACCCTGCTCTAACACCTGCGACACTCATAGCGATAGAAAATGATAGATAATTATGTGTAAATTTCACATAGTTTCGTTGTAAATAGCATTATAGTCGGTATCTGTCCTTAATTCTTCCTAAGCCATCGCATTGAAACGGTCCCGACCGGTATTTATGAGCCTTGACCGGGCTCAGTTTGTTACATCGGTGATTACCTTTCCCTTGATTTGCTATCTGCAATAGAAAACAGGCAACCCATTGGACGGTAAACTAGTTCATACGCTTTGTTATTTAAGTAACTCGACTTAAAAGCCGTCATAACTTTGATTTAGTATATTTTCCGCTACCTCGTTCCTTGTAGTTTTTTGAGTTACAAAGCATTATAGTtacatttatgttaaaattagtTGAAATTGAAGTCTCGATTATGATTCactcattaaattatataacaataacctaactcaatataataaatacatatgctgcgtggttacggcattaagaatatagtcacccccctccgtgggtgtcgtaagaggcgactaagggataacacaattccaataccaccctggaacttaaaaagcggaccgatggcgggataacccttcggtgtgacaaagccagccctgcggtcaccaaaccgcctgcccagcgtggtgactatggcagaACACATGAATTGacttcatttttggcgcgaacttgtgtggcttatgtccagcagtggactgtaataggctgaaatgatgatgatgatgatataataatacttatgtTTTTTGATTgtcaatttacattttataaaatatttatctttttactttAGTATATAAAACCAGATATAGCGACGTTCTGGCATTTTATTTAACTACGATATTCAATGATACGACTAGATGTACAATTTCAACCATCTAGCTGCGtctgctaattttttttattcatagttcATACGATGTCACGGTTTCCATATAATGTTTactcaatatttataataattactagctgaccccgcaaacgttgttttgccatatatgttattaaccccttaatcccccgctccctataacttagggggatgaaaaatagatgttgttcgattctcagacctacccaatatgcacacaaaattttatgagaatcggtcaagccgtttcggaggagtttaactacaaaaaccgcgacacgagaattttatatattagattttgaaACGATTGTTAACATTTAAGCATGTCATATACCACCTGTCACCGATATTTGAATAAATCAGTGAAAGGCATTTTAATGCAAGTGTTAAGCATGAATAGAGTTCGATGATTTGGCAAGTTTTGTCTTAAATCGCTAAAGCTTTAGAAAGCGACGGATTTCCACAAATCATGGTGAGAAATTATTACAACGgttgtgtaattttatacttGTGACATCGTACTGCTAGAATTGATAACTGTTAAAAGTTACTGTATAAAGATTTACACGAATAGTCATCACTACCAAATTTGTAACGCTACCATGATATAGATCAGATGGATAAGTCTTGTACAAAGAAAATCGAAGCAAATTAAAAGAGCTAAACGGTTTTTGCTCCCCTTTTTTGTGTACGAGAAAGTCAATGATCGCTTTGCCATCGTTTACTTTGGAATTACCTCCTGTAGACTCAGTTCCAGATGTAAACATATATGtcataaaaaagaattttaaaagttCCGCGTTATCTGAGACAAATATTACAGATAGATAAaaactgttataattattattcgtgTCTAAAACCTTACTCAAGttcttttatatctataaacCAGATTTTGCCTCAATATCCCCGATATTGAGCagttatgaagaaaaaaaaaataagtgtgctttagaccacacgactgaagtaaaacttacgaaacgtaactctctttctatattcactaacttatatctccctctcaacttccgttcgacgcccgattacacttttcttAACAcaagaaaataagaaataataaagaaataaaagtgttaaaaaatacgtaatatgcAATACAATTTTCTTTACCACCATTCCCACGTTACACGATATCGATTGAGCTTGCAAGGCTTCGCCACGGTACGGCGACTCCAACTATTTCTTAGACGCTTTTCAACAATAATTTAAGTATCATTTACTCAGAACCTATTTATCTACACTAAATGTGCACTAAAACATTTCTGGTCTATCCATATCCTGCTCATGAAGGATCAATTAATCACTAACATCTCAAaagtcattattaaattaatcatcGTTATAGgtctatcaaatttaattatattctgGTTCTATACTTTAAGATTatacagtatattttttttttttatttatccttaATTTACACTGAAATACAGATACagataaagaaagatacaatacaagatgtacaaaggcgatcttatcggtaaagagcgatttcttccagataacctttaggcacaggacacgatataTACGATAGTATACTTTCTCGGGTAAGTTTAAAaaccattttatatttatatccaaGTTACAATTACAGTTAGTTAATCGTCCTGAGATTATCCCTCTAACGGCATGACATCCGCTTGTTGAAAAACGATCGACGCTAAACGCTAGGTTTTATAATTGGGCCTAAGCTACGATGGTAATTCGATACTAAATACCGATGATGCTATATGGGTCACTATCTATCACCGATAGCTGTAGTTATGCCACTAAACGATTTTCATGGCCAATTATCGTCATTTTATCTAGGTCAGCCCTACTGCTATCGTGTTTCGAAGTATTCAACTTTGATATACAACCATCAGATTAAATAGGAATTTCTCCCTGTATACGTTATACGCTATTACGTTTATTCATATAGGtcctcatcattatcatcacttcagcttattacagtccactgctggacataggcctctacaggtttgcgccaaaaatggagtgaactcatgtgttttgcccatagtcaccacgctgggcaggcgggttggtgagtactggctttgtcgcaccgaagacgctgctacccatcttcggcctgtttatttcaaagccagcagttcgatggttatcccgccaccggtaggctttttaagttccaaggtggtagcggaactgtgttatcccttagtcgcctcttacgacacccacgggaagaaagggggtggctatattctttactgccgtaaccacataacATGTATGGTATGTACTTATATaacagtactgcggtcaccaacccgcctgcccagcgtggtgactatgggcaaaacacatgagttcacgttattttcggcgtaaacttgtggaggcctatgtccagcagtggactgtataggctgtaataataatgtataggtataataatctatactaatattacaaagctgaaaTGTTTGCttaaacacgctaatctcaggaacgaCTTGTttgaatcaaaaaaatatttttgtattggacagcccatttaccgaggaaggctccagtttatttattttttttcaaattaatgcaAGTTAAACTGCAGGGCAtagctagtttaataataataataaagaaaaagttttttgtatataatgtCGCTTTATTTTAATGTTCCTCACCGTTCGCTAGTAACAGTCATTGGGCTTCAAATTAAAATACGTGAGTCATTAATTTACCTATGACATGttgatgatataaatatttttgcgtTGGTATTTTAACACTCAACGAAAATAACTCGATATTGAATTCAacggtttaataaaaaaaaggttttacgatttattatttattatatattattatatttatttttttatttaatggtaACCATCATAGGTAAATAACCATTCTTAAATGAGGTCAACGCGAAAATTATGATTCCGTTGATTGTATTGTAAAAATGATATTACAATACATGTTAATAATTGTGGACTTTTCGCAAGTACCTATAACTAAATGAATCgtgcatatttttaaaacatgttaTATTAGTTACTTTAGTCAGTGTGTCAGTGTTAGAGAGATGTCTTTATATTATACTGATAAAAAAGAGATTATTCAAACTAGCGACAGTAATAAATTCTACCAAATATCTCTTCATTTATCCCCTATCAGaggaaaatatttaatgtatgacTAGAACCTCTATCTATACtttctaatattataagttgaaaagtttgtttgtttgtttaaatactttttgtgtAGAAAACCCCATTTACCGAGGTAGGTTGTAGGCtaattttttcctcaaattaacgcgagtgaaaccgcggaCATAACTAGTAactaaataaagattaaaaaatatatatttacatataagtgacatgttctatttctaaattaacgaataatttatattttcaataaagacGTGCACGTTTTTTGTGTTAGTTTATCATAAATTTTCCCTCGCGCAATAACACTCAATAGCCACTTATCAAAATCTATCTGGGATTAAGCAGTAAAAGCTGCCAGATAGGCGAAAGCTATATACGCTTTCAGtacttatgaaataaaaaacgttAAGTGAAATACTTGCATAGCTGTAGAAAGCTTAGAAATTATCAAGATGCCTAACTTTCAAACTGTGATTATATCATCTCTGTTAACCGAGTAAGCCTTAATTtcgtttaaacaaaatattaatgatttaatttgatttgtaCTTTAGAACTTACTTTGTGTGTATACTTTAGAATAAATCTTATTGCTGATGCTGACACAGGATTACTATTCTAGCGAGATTACTGAGTGTAAGTCGTTTATTTGATGATTTACAATTGTACCAAGCAGACCAATACCTAATTTCCAAGCACAAATTCAAGTCCCGTACATACCGTATACGGATGCAAGTCTTTGACATACTGGACGAGATGTGTGTGTCAGATATAGTTCTTTTTGTAGTTGCACGTGTAGTCTGGCCCATAGTATTTCATACCGGCACTCCAAATTAAAGTACTGACATCCCTCGCTTAGCCCTCATTTTACTTTGACATGACACGTTTAGATGTGCTCCTTGTGGGTGTGTTGTACTAAAATCTTGTTAGGCGGTTGTTACGTTTGAAAaaactgtttaattttattactacacTGTGTGGTTATTAGTTCTGTTTCCGAAAGATCAAATGAATAAATACAAACTATAAAgagtagtaattatttatttcatcatatcGTAgtcttgtactgtgtggctacggtactaaagaatatagccaccccctctcttcccgtgggtgtcgtaagaggcgactaagggataacacagttccacagctaccaccttggaacttaaaaaagccgaccggtggcgggataaccatctaactgctggctttgaaatacacaggccgaagacgggcagcagcgtcttcggtgcgacaaagccagtactgcagtcaccaacccgcc
Proteins encoded in this region:
- the LOC123655052 gene encoding myophilin-like, whose amino-acid sequence is MAEYRAGKAGINAEAQARINSKYNNDIAQETLEWIKSITGEPENTSGDVDNLYEVLKDGTLLCNLVNKFQEGSVKKINKSTMAFKCMENINAFLEAVKKLGVPAQETFQTIDLWEKQNLYSVVICLQSLGRKAGNFGLPSIGPKEAEKNVREFTEDQLKAGQNVISLQYGTNKGQQSGISFGNRRQM